A single Nostoc sp. PCC 7107 DNA region contains:
- a CDS encoding Rpn family recombination-promoting nuclease/putative transposase — protein sequence MRRDSIFYQLFQQSPSLLFELLTNPPANADEYKFDSVAVKEPKFEIDGVFLPPESSSRGVVYFCEVQFQKDERLYERVFAESSLYFYRNRDRFSDWQTVIIYPSRNIEQSDLYPHRNQLNGNQVHRVYLDELGDIRALPVWVGLMVLTTIDEEIAPSEARYLLERAAVEQPETASRAIIELVTTIMVYKFEQLSRKEVESMLGITLKETRVYREIKEEGREEGLQEGEQRGREVEGRSLIFRLLTRRVGELSPDVRQQVETLSLEQLENLGEALLDFTSMADLLSWLEASR from the coding sequence ATGCGGCGAGATTCAATATTTTATCAACTATTTCAACAATCTCCTAGTTTACTATTTGAACTATTGACAAATCCGCCAGCAAATGCGGATGAATACAAATTCGACTCAGTTGCTGTCAAAGAACCCAAATTTGAAATTGACGGCGTGTTTTTGCCACCAGAAAGCAGCAGCCGAGGTGTAGTGTATTTCTGTGAAGTCCAATTCCAGAAAGATGAAAGGTTATATGAACGGGTATTTGCCGAATCATCATTATATTTCTACCGTAACCGCGACAGATTTAGCGATTGGCAAACAGTAATTATTTATCCATCGCGTAACATCGAACAAAGTGATCTTTATCCCCATCGAAACCAACTCAATGGAAACCAAGTACATCGAGTGTATTTAGATGAATTAGGAGATATTCGTGCTTTACCCGTTTGGGTGGGGTTGATGGTGTTAACGACGATAGATGAAGAAATTGCACCTTCCGAAGCCAGGTATTTGCTGGAGCGTGCTGCTGTTGAACAGCCGGAAACCGCAAGTCGCGCCATAATTGAGTTAGTCACAACCATCATGGTGTACAAGTTTGAGCAGTTAAGTCGCAAGGAAGTGGAATCAATGCTAGGAATTACACTCAAGGAAACGCGAGTTTACCGAGAAATTAAAGAAGAAGGACGAGAAGAAGGACTACAAGAAGGAGAACAAAGAGGAAGGGAAGTAGAGGGGCGATCGCTTATTTTCCGATTACTAACTCGGCGTGTGGGAGAATTATCTCCAGATGTGCGCCAACAGGTGGAAACTCTATCTCTAGAACAATTAGAAAATCTCGGTGAAGCACTGTTAGATTTTACCAGTATGGCTGATTTACTTTCTTGGCTAGAAGCATCAAGATAA
- a CDS encoding filamentous hemagglutinin N-terminal domain-containing protein yields MADRFPFLLVAPLVALGSFFCDAATAQITPDSTLGVESSTIRQETIQGINSDLITGGATRGANLFHSFSEFNIPAGRGAYFANPPAIQNILTRVTGGNPSNILGTLGVLGNANLFLINPNGISFGSTARLDIKGSFVAATADSLTFGNNLEFSATNPQAPPLLNVNIPIGLRFRENAGDIHNAGNLTVGKDLTLQAQNLNLSGIIQAGGNLTLQAQDTVTVRDSVEQPFIAAAGNQLLIQGNESVDIFALNHVNSGLFSGGDLVLRSANTVGGDAHYWSGGNFRIEQLDGSLGNLSSPHDPIIRTTGDVFIGAYEGASLHIIAGGSVTIPGFILITGADPQFGLVENITLSNGQQITIDGKSQPTLDIRAGVKPEFLGVPSMTESGNDFFLGLNLDSVTPINADINVGAILFSTSLFEGTKITGNVLLTNQYQPNLSLLGSINVANSLFPLFNEAIQTGSLELSNGGSITIDSRNNIGINGIIDAESFLRGGKILIKSGGDILITNATVSATGKEGNINIIGNDITIDNSILNTGVFQITGLEDERRTGKIKIIASGTLILNNESSIVDGIISASIVENSDTQVNSQIGNNIDIETRYLELNNSIISTLSLGIGSAGNIKIKATEAIKLESSSLFERSFISSRVSGLGSVGNAGSIVVETNMLELNNGSAIESTQDGRGNAGNINITATESIKSNGLLDENFITVGITSGLGQNGIGKSGDIQIVTKNLELVDNSQISAITFGRGDGGNINISADNIRLDNFSFITNSPSDISSQIGGITQIGNTGNIEIYAKSIEVINLSQIASNTLGVGDAGDIKITAEHNIMLEGGSFINSEVSTALLTEVIGNAGNIWITTPKLSVQNISGIFSQAQDTEGNAGNIEITTGELTLKGASRISSLTNSNQSKPGSIIINNGRNPTQFISLEESRITAEIGNNATLNPEITSNIEEININSNIINLFQGSTIRTLTAGGINASNVNISSASINLNQSSRIETLTNSNSSAGNIIINSKESVNIANSNSGLFAQTENTGNAGNITINTPIFNILNNAEVSAFTTGIGNAGSITINAPQRVDIGQGSRIVVETSGAGNPGDINITTNTLNIGEDAELSATARATATNRQGGNINLNTSNLNISGRLGIFAETQGISPAGNLTLNPNSINPILNINFTDNGFISASTTAVGNGGNINISAPEVIDIQGEGRIIVETSGSGNAGRIDITAQTLNLANGVEISASTNGTGNAGDILLTIQDNLNLTNSAIASSTTPNSTGNGGNIIIDPDQVNLNNRAQISVNSQGQGDAGSIFLTANNLTLNNSSTISAATASGEGGNINLNIANLLRLRNNSPITATANGTGNGGNININTTFLVANQDSDITANAFAGRGGNINITTQALFFSPDSQITASSELGVEGVVAINTPEIDPSQGLLNLPETVVDPRTLINQNACQRGRQSEFTITGRGGLPSSPEQFPNSDEVEVGLVTPSEESVTRVTSPLPTAVTSEKIVPAQGWVRNEKGRIILVGYDPSNANIQRQKTNLTACQPR; encoded by the coding sequence ATGGCTGATAGATTCCCGTTTCTGTTGGTAGCTCCTTTAGTTGCTTTGGGTAGTTTTTTTTGTGATGCTGCTACAGCCCAAATCACTCCCGATAGCACATTAGGGGTAGAGAGTTCCACCATCAGACAAGAAACAATTCAAGGAATTAACAGCGACTTGATTACCGGGGGCGCAACCAGAGGCGCGAACCTATTCCACAGCTTTTCAGAGTTCAATATTCCAGCAGGGAGAGGTGCTTATTTTGCCAATCCTCCAGCCATTCAGAACATCCTCACCCGCGTCACAGGGGGAAACCCTTCCAACATTTTAGGAACATTGGGGGTTTTAGGTAATGCCAACTTATTCTTGATTAATCCTAACGGGATTTCTTTTGGTTCTACTGCCCGATTAGATATTAAAGGTTCCTTTGTCGCCGCTACAGCAGATAGTTTAACATTTGGCAATAACTTGGAGTTTAGCGCCACAAATCCCCAAGCGCCGCCATTATTAAATGTGAATATTCCCATTGGCTTGAGATTTCGGGAGAATGCGGGAGATATTCACAATGCTGGTAATTTAACAGTCGGTAAGGATTTAACCCTCCAAGCACAGAATCTCAACTTATCAGGAATAATCCAGGCGGGAGGAAACTTAACTCTCCAAGCCCAAGATACCGTGACAGTAAGGGATAGTGTAGAACAACCCTTCATTGCGGCGGCGGGAAATCAGTTATTAATTCAGGGGAATGAGTCTGTAGATATCTTCGCGTTAAATCATGTTAACAGTGGTTTGTTCTCTGGTGGAGATTTGGTGTTGCGATCGGCTAACACCGTAGGCGGAGATGCACATTACTGGAGTGGCGGTAATTTTCGGATTGAGCAATTAGATGGGAGTTTAGGAAATTTATCTAGTCCGCACGATCCCATAATTCGGACAACTGGAGATGTTTTTATCGGTGCTTATGAAGGTGCATCATTACACATAATCGCAGGGGGAAGTGTAACCATACCAGGATTCATTCTGATCACAGGTGCAGATCCACAATTTGGGTTAGTGGAAAATATCACTTTATCTAATGGACAACAAATCACTATTGATGGGAAAAGTCAACCAACTTTAGATATTCGTGCAGGAGTGAAACCCGAATTTCTTGGTGTCCCTTCCATGACAGAAAGTGGCAATGACTTTTTTTTAGGACTTAATCTTGATTCAGTTACTCCTATAAATGCAGATATTAATGTGGGAGCAATCTTATTTAGTACAAGTCTTTTTGAAGGTACAAAAATAACAGGTAATGTTTTATTAACTAATCAATACCAACCTAATTTAAGTTTGCTAGGTAGTATTAATGTTGCAAATTCCCTTTTTCCTCTATTTAACGAAGCAATACAAACAGGGTCATTAGAACTAAGTAATGGTGGTAGTATAACTATTGATTCAAGGAATAATATAGGTATTAATGGAATTATTGATGCAGAATCATTTTTACGTGGTGGAAAAATTTTAATTAAAAGTGGTGGTGATATTTTAATAACAAATGCAACTGTTTCTGCTACAGGAAAAGAGGGAAATATCAATATAATTGGCAATGATATTACTATAGATAATAGTATATTAAATACTGGGGTTTTTCAAATAACTGGATTAGAGGATGAACGAAGAACAGGCAAAATAAAAATAATAGCTTCGGGAACATTAATTTTAAATAACGAAAGTAGTATTGTTGATGGGATAATTAGTGCTTCTATTGTGGAAAATTCTGACACACAGGTTAACTCTCAGATAGGAAATAATATTGATATTGAAACTCGTTATCTGGAGCTAAATAACAGTATTATTTCCACCTTAAGTTTAGGAATAGGAAGTGCTGGTAATATTAAGATAAAAGCTACAGAAGCAATAAAATTAGAAAGTAGTTCTCTATTTGAACGCAGCTTTATTAGTTCCAGGGTTTCAGGTTTAGGTTCTGTAGGAAATGCAGGCAGTATTGTAGTTGAAACAAACATGCTAGAGCTTAATAATGGTTCAGCTATCGAGTCAACTCAAGATGGACGTGGCAACGCAGGAAATATTAACATTACTGCAACTGAATCGATTAAATCTAATGGTTTATTAGATGAGAATTTTATTACTGTTGGTATTACTAGTGGATTGGGACAAAATGGAATTGGCAAATCTGGAGATATTCAGATTGTTACAAAAAATTTAGAATTAGTTGATAACTCTCAAATCTCTGCTATTACTTTCGGTCGAGGTGATGGTGGAAATATAAATATTTCGGCAGATAATATCAGACTAGATAACTTTTCGTTTATTACCAATTCTCCCAGTGATATATCCTCACAAATTGGTGGTATCACACAAATAGGAAATACTGGTAATATTGAGATTTATGCCAAATCTATCGAAGTAATCAATTTATCACAAATAGCGTCCAATACTTTAGGAGTGGGAGATGCGGGAGATATTAAAATTACAGCAGAACATAATATAATGTTAGAGGGTGGTTCATTTATTAATAGTGAAGTAAGCACTGCTTTATTGACTGAGGTGATTGGTAATGCCGGAAATATATGGATAACAACACCTAAATTATCAGTTCAAAATATTTCTGGTATATTTTCTCAGGCACAAGATACAGAGGGAAATGCAGGTAATATAGAAATTACAACTGGAGAATTAACTCTGAAAGGAGCTAGTAGAATATCAAGTTTAACAAATTCTAATCAAAGTAAGCCTGGTAGTATCATTATTAACAATGGGCGAAACCCAACTCAATTTATTAGCTTAGAAGAATCTAGAATAACTGCGGAAATTGGTAATAATGCTACTCTTAATCCTGAGATAACTTCAAATATAGAGGAAATTAATATTAACTCTAATATTATAAATTTATTTCAAGGATCTACAATTAGAACTCTGACAGCAGGAGGAATCAATGCAAGTAATGTAAATATTTCAAGTGCAAGCATTAATCTCAATCAATCTTCTAGAATTGAAACCTTGACTAATAGTAATTCAAGTGCTGGAAATATTATCATCAATTCTAAAGAATCAGTAAATATTGCAAATAGTAATAGTGGTTTATTTGCTCAAACTGAAAATACTGGTAATGCAGGAAATATTACTATAAATACCCCTATATTCAATATCTTAAATAATGCAGAAGTCTCGGCATTTACGACAGGTATAGGTAACGCTGGTAGTATTACTATTAACGCACCTCAAAGAGTTGATATTGGTCAAGGTAGTAGAATAGTCGTGGAAACTTCTGGTGCAGGAAACCCTGGAGATATTAATATTACGACAAATACTCTGAATATTGGCGAAGATGCTGAACTGAGTGCTACCGCTAGAGCAACCGCGACTAATCGTCAAGGCGGTAATATCAATCTCAACACATCCAACCTGAATATATCAGGAAGGCTTGGCATTTTTGCGGAGACTCAAGGGATATCACCCGCAGGTAATCTTACTCTAAACCCCAACAGCATTAATCCCATCCTGAATATCAACTTTACCGACAACGGTTTTATCTCTGCATCCACAACAGCAGTGGGAAATGGCGGAAATATTAATATTAGCGCCCCCGAAGTCATTGATATTCAGGGAGAGGGTAGAATCATCGTTGAAACATCAGGTAGTGGCAATGCAGGCAGGATTGATATTACCGCGCAAACTTTAAATTTAGCCAATGGCGTAGAAATCTCCGCTTCAACCAACGGAACAGGTAATGCAGGAGATATTTTGTTGACTATACAAGATAATCTAAATTTAACCAATAGCGCGATCGCCTCTAGTACCACCCCCAACTCTACAGGAAACGGCGGTAACATTATTATCGACCCCGACCAAGTTAATCTGAACAACCGCGCCCAAATCAGCGTCAACAGCCAAGGACAAGGTGATGCAGGTAGCATCTTCTTAACTGCAAATAACCTCACACTCAACAACAGTTCTACCATCTCCGCCGCTACAGCCAGTGGTGAAGGTGGTAACATCAACCTCAACATTGCCAATCTCCTGCGCCTGCGGAATAATAGCCCCATCACCGCCACCGCCAACGGCACAGGCAATGGTGGTAACATCAACATCAATACAACTTTCTTAGTTGCCAATCAAGATAGCGACATCACCGCCAATGCCTTTGCTGGTAGGGGCGGTAATATTAATATCACCACTCAAGCACTATTCTTTTCGCCTGATAGTCAAATTACCGCCAGTTCTGAACTTGGCGTTGAGGGAGTTGTAGCTATCAATACCCCTGAGATTGATCCCAGTCAAGGTTTACTCAACTTACCAGAAACTGTTGTTGATCCCAGAACTCTCATCAACCAAAATGCTTGTCAGCGAGGACGACAAAGCGAGTTTACCATCACCGGAAGGGGAGGATTGCCTTCGAGTCCTGAACAATTCCCAAACAGCGATGAAGTGGAAGTTGGTTTAGTCACCCCAAGCGAAGAATCTGTAACCCGTGTGACTTCTCCGTTACCAACTGCTGTGACTTCTGAAAAAATTGTGCCAGCCCAGGGATGGGTACGTAACGAAAAAGGTAGGATTATCCTTGTTGGCTACGATCCTAGTAATGCAAACATTCAGCGTCAAAAAACGAATTTAACTGCTTGTCAGCCGCGATAA
- a CDS encoding ShlB/FhaC/HecB family hemolysin secretion/activation protein, which yields MRDGLILLLLGINLFGISAKVAANPPAQTTLAINPDGLLAQVPNPIIPRQPEQPSPQPPSPTPEIPLQLPPSFTPSPSISPDIPGTIIVKEFIFEGNTAFSDSQLAEITKDFRDKPISFAELLQAEILINKKYTDAGYINSGAVIPENQDLSPEAALVEIQIIEGSLEDIVVTGTGRLQPEYIRSRLAIATQRPLNQKKLLEALQLLQLNPLIKRISAELSAGARPELSLLKVSVQEADSFEIKAIINNGRVPSIGSFERGVQIQERNLLGFGDGLELTYRNTDGSNAVDIGYTIPFNPRNGTIKLGGGFSQTTVIEPPFDVLDITGDFNYYELSVRQPVLESPTQELALGLTLSLQRSQTRLLGENFPLSLGATDNGETNVTVLRFFQDWTQRNNRELFAVRSQFSLGIGALGATLNAEPPDGRFFSWRGQGQYVRLLAPNTLWVVRSDLQFASRATFPIEQFALGGLDSVRGYRQNFLLTDNAIFASTEVRLPVWRIPEVEGLLQVAPFIDFGTGWNSSNFVNPEPNTLVGDGFGLVWTMGDRLNARLDWGIPLVAVDVDRRTLNENGLYFTLDYNF from the coding sequence ATGCGGGATGGCTTAATTTTACTCCTGCTCGGTATTAATTTATTTGGGATCAGTGCGAAAGTAGCGGCTAACCCTCCAGCCCAAACAACATTAGCAATAAACCCAGACGGATTATTAGCCCAAGTTCCCAACCCAATTATCCCCAGACAACCAGAGCAACCATCTCCTCAGCCTCCATCCCCAACCCCTGAAATCCCCCTCCAATTACCGCCATCGTTCACGCCAAGTCCATCAATCTCTCCAGATATTCCCGGAACAATTATCGTCAAAGAATTTATCTTTGAAGGTAATACTGCTTTTAGTGACTCACAATTAGCCGAAATTACTAAAGATTTCCGGGATAAACCAATCTCTTTTGCTGAACTGCTTCAAGCAGAAATTCTAATCAACAAAAAATACACAGATGCAGGTTATATCAATTCAGGAGCCGTAATTCCTGAAAATCAAGACTTGTCCCCAGAAGCCGCGTTGGTGGAGATTCAGATTATTGAAGGGAGTCTGGAAGATATTGTTGTTACAGGAACAGGGCGCTTACAACCTGAATATATCCGCAGTCGGTTAGCGATCGCCACTCAACGCCCCCTAAACCAGAAAAAACTCCTCGAAGCTCTGCAACTATTACAACTCAATCCTCTCATCAAACGCATTTCCGCAGAATTATCCGCAGGTGCGCGTCCAGAGTTAAGTTTACTGAAAGTTTCAGTTCAAGAAGCGGACTCTTTTGAGATTAAAGCCATAATTAATAATGGTCGTGTCCCTTCCATTGGGAGTTTTGAACGGGGTGTACAGATTCAGGAAAGAAACTTACTCGGCTTTGGTGATGGACTGGAGTTAACCTATAGAAATACTGATGGTAGCAATGCGGTAGATATTGGTTACACAATTCCTTTTAATCCTCGCAATGGCACAATTAAACTAGGGGGAGGATTTAGTCAAACTACAGTAATTGAACCACCTTTCGATGTTTTAGATATTACAGGTGACTTTAACTATTATGAACTGAGTGTACGTCAACCTGTCTTAGAATCTCCCACCCAAGAATTAGCATTAGGTTTAACCTTATCTCTACAACGGAGTCAAACAAGGTTGCTGGGAGAAAACTTCCCTTTATCTTTGGGCGCAACCGATAACGGCGAAACGAATGTCACAGTGCTGCGATTTTTTCAAGACTGGACGCAACGCAATAATAGAGAATTGTTTGCTGTGCGATCGCAATTTAGTCTGGGTATCGGGGCTTTAGGCGCAACTCTAAATGCAGAACCACCAGATGGGCGTTTTTTCTCTTGGCGGGGACAAGGACAATATGTGCGTTTACTAGCACCAAATACTCTGTGGGTAGTTCGCTCTGATTTGCAGTTTGCTTCTAGAGCCACCTTCCCGATTGAACAGTTTGCGTTAGGTGGTTTGGATAGTGTGCGGGGATATCGCCAAAATTTCTTGCTGACTGATAATGCTATTTTTGCCTCTACGGAAGTGCGTTTACCAGTTTGGCGAATTCCTGAAGTAGAGGGATTGTTACAGGTAGCGCCGTTTATTGATTTTGGTACGGGTTGGAATAGTTCTAATTTTGTTAATCCTGAGCCGAATACTTTGGTAGGGGATGGTTTTGGGTTAGTGTGGACAATGGGCGATCGCTTGAATGCCCGTTTAGATTGGGGGATTCCTTTAGTAGCGGTGGATGTTGACAGGCGAACATTAAATGAGAATGGTCTGTATTTTACCCTCGATTACAATTTTTAA
- a CDS encoding phosphotransferase family protein: MLLSLSSQNVIQYLQAIGLCSLEDGNSDLSDVPGSSKKNFNLLVTLGNRRQLLVKQEHHQENDGNLHEFFNEWLFQQLLKQFPVLGNIAAIASLVVHYDEENSILVRNYLSEYQELGNFHQHSYSFPTEIATAIGTTIAALHRTTFQRREYRDFMATAPAGQYRYNFYNPAQGIESLTPDIFGTVPKSALQFYTFYQRYESLEYAIADLACEWKPCCLTHNDLKLHNILLHSRWDKLDNCLVRLIDWEACAWGDPVYDLGTLIASYFRIWLSSLVIDPMLELEESLQLAMIPLAEIQPSLLALIQAYLKAFPAILEHRPDFVERVIQFAGLGIIHQIQDKIKYQQNFDNTDMCALQVAQNLLTIPEESVTNVFGVTASEIIAPMAKQHQLTQPQKSQKLVPLYYEKTRLRGC, translated from the coding sequence ATGTTATTATCATTATCTTCTCAAAACGTTATTCAGTATCTGCAAGCAATCGGACTGTGTAGCTTAGAAGATGGCAATTCAGACTTATCTGATGTGCCAGGAAGTAGCAAAAAGAATTTCAATTTACTAGTGACACTGGGAAATCGTCGCCAATTATTAGTTAAACAAGAACATCATCAGGAAAATGACGGAAATCTCCATGAGTTTTTTAATGAGTGGCTATTTCAGCAATTACTCAAGCAGTTTCCAGTTTTAGGTAATATTGCTGCGATCGCATCATTAGTAGTACATTATGATGAGGAAAATTCTATCCTTGTCCGCAATTATTTAAGTGAGTATCAAGAATTAGGTAACTTTCATCAACATAGCTATAGCTTCCCTACAGAAATTGCTACTGCTATTGGTACTACCATTGCAGCTTTGCACCGCACAACTTTCCAGCGCCGAGAATATCGAGATTTTATGGCTACAGCGCCAGCGGGACAGTATCGCTATAACTTTTACAACCCAGCACAGGGTATAGAATCACTTACGCCAGATATTTTTGGTACAGTGCCAAAATCAGCATTGCAATTTTATACATTTTATCAGCGCTATGAAAGCTTAGAATATGCGATCGCAGATTTAGCCTGTGAATGGAAGCCTTGTTGTTTAACTCACAACGATTTGAAGTTACACAACATTTTGCTACATTCTCGTTGGGACAAGCTAGATAATTGCCTAGTGCGCCTGATAGACTGGGAAGCTTGCGCCTGGGGAGATCCAGTTTATGATTTAGGTACTTTAATCGCCAGCTATTTCAGAATTTGGCTTTCTAGTTTAGTTATAGATCCCATGCTGGAGTTAGAAGAATCTTTACAGTTAGCGATGATACCACTAGCAGAAATTCAACCTTCATTATTGGCTTTAATTCAAGCTTATCTCAAGGCTTTTCCTGCTATTTTAGAACACCGCCCAGACTTTGTAGAGCGTGTTATCCAGTTTGCGGGACTCGGAATAATTCACCAAATTCAAGACAAAATTAAGTACCAGCAAAACTTCGATAATACTGATATGTGTGCGCTACAAGTAGCCCAAAATCTGTTAACCATACCAGAGGAATCTGTAACCAATGTTTTTGGTGTTACTGCATCAGAGATTATTGCACCAATGGCAAAACAGCATCAACTTACCCAACCGCAAAAATCACAAAAATTGGTTCCCTTATACTACGAAAAAACTCGTTTGCGGGGGTGTTAA
- a CDS encoding T3SS effector HopA1 family protein, whose amino-acid sequence MLDTSTNPLLNSLFDIARNIQIESNFSIHHPDYQTFALPAKVADRFQQNSVALQQKYLTLLLRNFLYGIYYNGSLQNVLAVNGDTPNCVPQTNLANNPHLGIDWEFYAQLHTSNHGKGYFDPSWQVLRQEPDGSMAVTKCGLTLYIEPDCHLKPQSKSAKPGESVSIWMPKNHLQNGCYVAVSDVGQEQQSVDAELGTGRIYFNITADGAIALMDSLTQQLNQAALPFTFQVLYNPKAYGRYDSGLLYFEREDYPAIHQILQAVYAEHQAHFQPEIPLFTKFLAPGLSLAEEPVQKFATQESFGMNRCQIVAHALLEVWQKGKDAMEERMKSIEKHFAIHSVDLQRPYLNPHSEDIYYPLD is encoded by the coding sequence ATGCTAGACACTTCTACCAACCCTTTGTTAAATTCTCTGTTTGATATTGCGAGAAATATTCAAATTGAATCTAACTTTTCAATTCATCATCCTGATTATCAAACTTTTGCCTTACCAGCGAAAGTAGCTGATAGATTTCAGCAAAATTCTGTGGCTTTACAGCAAAAATATCTCACTTTGCTACTGCGTAATTTCCTTTATGGTATTTATTACAACGGTTCTCTGCAAAATGTTTTAGCTGTTAATGGTGATACACCTAATTGTGTACCACAGACAAATTTAGCGAATAATCCTCACTTGGGTATTGACTGGGAATTTTACGCTCAACTGCACACGAGTAACCACGGTAAAGGATATTTTGATCCTAGTTGGCAAGTTTTACGTCAAGAGCCTGATGGTAGTATGGCGGTGACGAAATGTGGTTTAACGTTATATATTGAGCCAGATTGTCATCTGAAACCTCAGAGTAAATCTGCTAAACCAGGTGAGTCAGTATCTATTTGGATGCCGAAAAATCATCTACAAAATGGCTGTTATGTGGCGGTAAGTGATGTAGGACAAGAACAGCAGAGTGTAGATGCGGAATTGGGAACAGGAAGAATCTATTTTAATATTACGGCAGATGGGGCGATCGCTCTTATGGATAGCCTAACCCAGCAACTCAACCAAGCTGCCCTTCCCTTTACTTTTCAAGTACTTTACAATCCTAAAGCCTACGGACGCTACGACTCCGGCTTGCTTTATTTTGAACGAGAAGACTACCCAGCAATTCACCAAATTCTTCAAGCTGTTTATGCAGAGCATCAAGCACATTTTCAGCCAGAAATCCCTTTGTTCACTAAGTTTTTAGCCCCAGGACTAAGTTTAGCCGAAGAACCAGTTCAAAAATTCGCTACTCAAGAAAGTTTTGGGATGAACCGTTGTCAAATTGTCGCTCATGCTTTGTTAGAAGTATGGCAAAAAGGTAAAGACGCAATGGAGGAGCGAATGAAGTCAATTGAGAAACACTTTGCAATACATTCAGTTGACTTGCAACGTCCTTATCTCAACCCTCATTCTGAAGATATATATTACCCCTTAGATTGA
- a CDS encoding thioesterase family protein, with product MSFIYNRTVRFADTDAAGVVYFANVLSICHEAYEASLEIAGINIKAFFTKPAVAFPIVRANVDFLRPMYCGDELNVSLIPQKLSADKFEIAYEISITEVLVAKAITRHVCIDVNSRSKQELSDEIIQWLETNRRDAEGAERRKSREVM from the coding sequence ATGTCTTTTATTTATAACCGTACCGTACGCTTTGCAGATACTGACGCTGCGGGTGTAGTTTATTTTGCTAATGTTTTAAGCATTTGCCATGAAGCTTATGAAGCATCTCTCGAAATAGCAGGAATAAATATCAAGGCTTTTTTTACTAAGCCTGCTGTTGCGTTTCCCATTGTTCGTGCTAATGTTGATTTTCTGCGCCCAATGTATTGTGGAGATGAGTTAAATGTGAGTTTAATTCCCCAAAAGTTGAGTGCAGATAAATTTGAGATTGCCTACGAAATCAGCATTACAGAGGTATTAGTTGCTAAGGCAATTACTCGCCATGTTTGTATTGATGTGAATAGTCGAAGTAAGCAAGAATTATCTGATGAAATTATACAGTGGTTGGAAACGAACCGCAGAGACGCAGAGGGCGCGGAGAGAAGGAAATCTAGAGAGGTGATGTGA